A single genomic interval of Littorina saxatilis isolate snail1 linkage group LG17, US_GU_Lsax_2.0, whole genome shotgun sequence harbors:
- the LOC138953833 gene encoding amidase-like, with protein sequence MASSDTYHASGLCGPRLEDFRALNEEMNFKLSDQVLQEMTEIAEGTTRAYQRISEIPDPSIPLVKYPRTPGYKPTPEDNPYNAWAWRCDIKGAPTGKLAGKTVAIKDNIAVAGVPMRNGTKILDGYVPEFDATLVSRILDEGGRILGKSGVEDMCLSGSSVTNSDGPVRNPHDETRITGGSSSGSGALVCGGQVDLAIGGDQGGSIRIPASFTGIVGLKPTWGLVPYTGASNIEPTVDHLGPMARTVTDCALLLEVIAGDDDGRDPRQKTDVVIPEYTKLLEQGVSGKKVGLLTEGFEACTEEAVKTVVRAAANKLTQVGAIVKETSIPMHKDAGAIWTVTGGQGAYKCMYESNGTGFFAKGFYPTSLQEATFRGRTTHPQDMQPIFKFFCLYMSHIDRMYGNKFYAKGQNLILELTKKYDAALQEFDVLIMPTMPYTASKMPAKDCSFKELHLNAMSMVANTMPYNSTGHPALSINAGFSPPDGQDKRKLPIGMMIVGRKFDEVTVLQFARAFEKLSG encoded by the exons AAATAGCAGAGGGGACGACTCGTGCCTACCAGCGGATCAGTGAGATACCAGACCCCTCTATACCCCTCGTCAAGTACCCCCGTACCCCCGGGTACAAACCCACCCCGGAAGACAACCCCTACAATGCATG GGCGTGGCGGTGTGACATCAAAGGAGCACCGACAGGTAAGCTGGCAGGTAAGACGGTGGCCATCAAAGACAACATCGCTGTGGCGGGGGTACCCATGCGGAACGGAACCAAGATCCTGGATGGCTACGTGCCAGAGTTTGACGCCACCCTTGTCTCACGGATACTGGATGAAG GTGGTCGTATCCTGGGTAAGTCAGGCGTGGAGGACATGTGTCTGAGCGGTAGCAGCGTGACCAACTCGGACGGTCCGGTCCGAAACCCGCACGACGAGACACGCATCACTGGCGGCTCCAGCAGTGGCAGTGGCGCTCTG GTGTGTGGGGGTCAGGTGGACCTGGCCATAGGAGGAGACCAGGGAGGGTCCATCCGGATCCCCGCTAGCTTCACGGGTATTGTGGGCCTGAAACCCACCTGGGGCCTCGTGCCCTACACTGGAGCCTCCAACATTGAGCCCACTGTGGACCACCTGGGCCCCATGGCTAGGACCGTGACTGACTGTGCTCTGCTGCTGGAG GTGATCGCGGGCGACGACGACGGAAGAGATCCGCGACAGAAGACTGATGTTGTTATTCCTGAGTACACCAAACTG CTGGAGCAAGGCGTGTCCGGAAAGAAGGTGGGCCTACTGACCGAAGGGTTTGAGGCGTGTACAGAAGAGGCAGTGAAGACAGTGGTTAGGGCAGCGGCCAACAAACTAACACAGGTGGGCGCTATCGTCAAAGAAACGTCCATCCCAATGCACAAGGATG CTGGTGCAATATGGACCGTGACAGGCGGGCAGGGTGCCTACAAGTGCATGTATGAAAGCAATG GTACGGGGTTTTTCGCCAAAGGGTTCTACCCAACGTCTCTTCAAGAGGCCACCTTCCGTGGGCGGACCACCCACCCACAAGACATGCAACCTATCTTCAAGTTCTTCTGCCTCTACATGAGCCACATTGACCGCATGTACGGAAACAAGTTCTACGCCAAGGGTCAAAATCTGATCCTGGAACTGACCAAGAAATACGATGCTGCCCTGCAAGAGTTCGATGTGCTCATCATGCCAACTATGCCGTACACAGCGTCCAAGATGCCTGCCAAGGACTGCTCATTCAAAG AGCTGCATCTCAATGCGATGTCAATGGTGGCAAACACCATGCCCTACAACAGCACCGGTCACCCCGCTCTCTCCATCAACGCCGGGTTCTCTCCCCCTGATGGGCAGGACAAAAGGAAGCTACCCATCGGCATGATGATCGTGGGACGCAAGTTCGACGAAGTTACCGTTCTTCAGTTTGCCAGGGCTTTCGAGAAACTTTCTGGATGA